In the genome of Parus major isolate Abel chromosome 2, Parus_major1.1, whole genome shotgun sequence, one region contains:
- the ZNF282 gene encoding zinc finger protein 282, with the protein GHPGLPLPVPSGQWASHTGVPCSSEAAGGQKPWKWGTEAPGGDRGPPPTRALAVAQVQEWNMEAPHLMPLQPPLLPERAHVREAQLHSAEASLWTVVATVQAMERKIDLLATRLLSLEGRSGTAEKKLLDCEKTAMEFGNQLESKWAVLGTLIQEYGLLQRRLENVENLLKNRNFWVLRLPPGPRGEVPKVPVTFVDIAVYFSAEEWKNLEEWQKELYNNLVKENYEALLSLDGALSRSEAQPRSERGDGPCVPEQRELEQRELPPDACAESLISTSDILSRIKQEVAFVGEQQFPEERGMPPDPCAGADALITAHDFLSWIKQEEEPCVREPWELPEREMLPPGPGPASEGLLVKTEERCPHAEPPEEVGLPGSSGELLFPATGFGTPEGQAAVPAAVPLPAQHRLGKAPGPEPGPGADTGGVPAAPPGPAEERPHGCAECGKSFSGKKSLRIHQRSHAAERPYPCAECGKSFNCHSGLVRHQMIHRGERPYKCSECGKCYSRKEHLQNHQRLHTGERPFACAQCGKSFIRKQNLLKHQRIHTGERPYQCPACGRSFRYKESLKDHQRVHGAEAGPPPLPPPGILPPGD; encoded by the exons GGCCACCCTGGACTGCCACTCCCTGTCCCCTCAGGCCAGTGGGCATCGCACACAGGGGTCCCCTGCAGTTCTGAGGCTGCTGGTGGCCAAAAGCCCTGGAAATGGGGAACAGAGGCTCCAGGGGGTGACCGTGGGCCTCCTCCCACGCGTGCCCTCGCCGTGGCCCAGGTGCAGGAGTGGAACATGGAGGCCCCTCACCTGATGCCGCTGCAGCCGCCGCTGCTGCCGGAGCGGGCGCACGTGCGGGAGGCGCAGCTGCACTCCGCTGAGGCCTCGCTCTGGACCGTGGTGGCCACGGTGCAGGCCATGGAGAGGAAGATAGACCTCCTGGCCACCCgcctgctcagcctggagggCCGCTCTGGCACGGCCGAGAAGAAGCTCCTGGACTGCGAGAAGACTGCCATGGAATTTGGGAACCAGCTGGAGAGCAAGTGGGCCGTGCTGGGCACCCTCATCCAGGAGTACGGGCTGCTCCAGAGGCGCCTGGAGAACGTGGAGAACCTCCTGAAGAACAGGAACTTCTGGGTGCTGCGGCTGCCCCCCGGCCCCCGGGGCGAGGTCCCCAAG GTGCCAGTGACATTTGTTGACATCGCCGTCTACTTCTCAGCGGAGGAGTGGAAGAACCTGGAGGAGTGGCAGAAAGAGCTGTACAACAACCTGGTGAAGGAGAACTATGAGGCTTTGCTGTCCCTGG ATGGGGCCCTCTCCAGAAGCGAGGCACAGCCCCGCAGTGAGCGTGGGGACGGACCCTGTGTCCCTGAGCAgcgggagctggagcagagggagctgccaCCGGATGCCTGCGCGG AGTCGCTGATCTCCACCTCCGACATCCTGTCCCGGATCAAGCAGGAGGTGGCGTTTGTGGGGGAGCAGCAGTTCCCGGAGGAGCGGGGGATGCCACCAGACCCCTGTGCAG gcGCGGACGCCCTGATCACCGCGCACGACTTCTTGTCGTGGATCAAGCAGGAGGAAGAGCCCTGTGTCCgggagccctgggagctgcccgAGAGGGAGATGCTGCCCCCGGGCCCTGGTCCTG CCAGCGAGGGGCTGCTGGTGAAGACGGAGGAGCGGTGCCCCCACGCCGAGCCCCCCGAGGAGGTGGGCTTGCCGGGCAGCTCCGGGGAGCTGCTCTTCCCCGCCACGGGCTTCGGGACCCCCGAGGGACAGGCGGCGGTGCCAGCGGCGGTGCCTCTGCCGGCGCAGCACAGACTGGGCAAAGCTCCGGGCCCCGAGCCGGGCCCGGGGGCCGATACCGGGGGCGTCCCCGCGgcgccgcccggccccgccgagGAGCGGCCGCACGGCTGCGCCGAGTGCGGGAAGAGCTTCAGCGGCAAGAAAAGCCTGCGGATCCACCAGCGCAGCCACGCGGCCGAGCGGCCCTACCCGTGCGCCGAGTGCGGCAAGAGCTTCAATTGCCACTCGGGGCTGGTGCGGCACCAGATGATCCATCGCGGCGAGCGGCCCTACAAGTGCTCCGAGTGCGGCAAGTGCTACAGCCGCAAGGAACACCTGCAGAACCACCAGCGGCTGCACACCGGGGAGCGCCCCTTCGCCTGCGCCCAGTGCGGCAAGAGCTTCATCCGCAAGCAGAACCTGCTCAAGCACCAGCGCATCCACACCGGGGAGCGCCCGTACCAGTGCCCCGCCTGCGGCCGCAGCTTCCGCTACAAGGAATCGCTCAAGGATCACCAGCGGGTCCACGGAGCCGaggcggggccgccgccgctgcccccGCCCGGGATCCTCCCCCCCGGGGATTAG